From Elephas maximus indicus isolate mEleMax1 chromosome 1, mEleMax1 primary haplotype, whole genome shotgun sequence, a single genomic window includes:
- the SPATS1 gene encoding spermatogenesis-associated serine-rich protein 1, producing the protein MAAWPQVVPGHLMFTADPAALKGREVAGGVSAGENQNRSTLSCASNTTSHHLPKPPCLVGRCPISGFPGDLQAGLSLGHAAWAAAASATLAGKGSLEKAFLPKGACPPASVRRGFLGASGGLGLLDTTTLSTPASAAQLQWQRGLLLSKLLAPVLGTMGCGRRKITSTVAPGPEKASVSGTKHNGFLGSNEHFARTTSSGRRVTPSSFVETGLSINEFPALHRVSAHLDAAADLELKSSTSSHSDRSSESPLPEIQMDKYPEDFSLLKLQTKDGQRPEWTFYPRFSNNIHTYHVGKQCFFNGVFLGNRRSLSERMVDKCLGRKKYDIDPRNGIPKLTPGDNPYMYPEQSKDFYKAGSTLPLVKFSVVPYEKKFDTFIPLEPLPPIPNLPFWVKEEANKLSNEIREVEELDNWQPSVPFLSSLLPPGGLKSIQKLT; encoded by the exons atgGCTGCTTGGCCACAGGTAGTCCCTGGGCACCTGATGTTTACGGCTGACCCCGCTGCTCTCAAGGGCCGTGAGGTCGCAGGAGGAGTCAGCGCAGGAGAGAACCAGAACCGATCTACCTTGTCGTGTGCTAGCAACACTACTTCCCACCACTTGCCTAAGCCTCCCTGTCTCGTGGGCCGTTGTCCCATCTCAGG GTTCCCAGGTGACCTCCAGGCTGGCCTCAGTTTGGGGCACGCAGCCTGGGCAGCAGCTGCCAGTGCAACTCTGGCCGGCAAGGGAAGCCTGGAAAAGGCCTTCTTGCCCAAGGGTGCTTGCCCTCCTGCCTCTGTGCGCAGGGGTTTTCTGGGAGCTTCAGGAGGCCTCGGGCTTCTGGACACAACCACACTCTCCACCCCAGCTTCTGCTGCTCAACTGCAGTGGCAGCGTGGGCTGCTGCTCAGCAAGCTTCTGGCGCCAGTCCTGGGCACCATGGGCTGTGGCAGGAG GAAGATAACATCCACCGTGGCGCCTGGCCCAGAAAAGGCCTCCGTAAGTG GTACTAAACACAATGGCTTTCTGGGATCTAATGAACACTTTGCCAGGACAACATCCTCTGGCAGGAGGGTCACTCCTTCATCTTTTGTTGAAACAGGTCTAAGCATCAATGAGTTTCCAGCCCTCCACAGAGTGTCTGCCCACCTAGA CGCAGCTGCAGATTTGGAGCTGAAATCTTCCACCTCCTCACATTCTGATCGGTCCTCTGAATCTCCATTACCTGAGATCCAAATGGATAAATATCCCGAGGACTTTAGCCTGCTTAAGTTGCAGACAA AAGATGGGCAGCGTCCTGAGTGGACATTTTACCCGAGGTTTAGCAATAATATCCACACCTACCATGTTGGAAAGCAGTGCTTCTTTAACGGGGTCTTCCTTGGCAACAGGAGGTCTCTGTCAGAGAGGATGGTGGACAAGTGCCTTGGGAGGAAGAAATACG ATATTGATCCCAGGAATGGAATTCCAAAGTTAACTCCAGGGGATAATCCATATATGTACCCAGAACAGAGTAAAGATTTCTACAAAGCAGGATCAACTCTTCCATTAGTGAAGTTCTCAGT AGTGCCTTACGAAAAGAAATTTGATACATTTATTCCACTTGAGCCTCTTCCACCAATTCCCAA CTTGCCTTTCTGGGTAAAGGAGGAGGCCAACAAGCTGAGTAATGAGATAAGAGAAGTTGAAGAGCTTGACAATTGGCAACCATCGGTGCCCTTCCTATCAAGTTTACTCCCTCCTGGTGGGTTAAAGAGCATTCAAAAACTAACGTAA